A genomic stretch from Candidatus Peregrinibacteria bacterium includes:
- a CDS encoding DUF1297 domain-containing protein, with amino-acid sequence MVNISEITKTYDTKQLTIAVLGGHSALDVCHGAKKYGFKTLAVCQKNRAKTYSEYYKTRGKKGCIDQVILVDKFSDIVRSDIQEELRKSSAIMVQNRYFWVYSDYTKIENEFRVPIFGNREMLRREERDQPGNQYELLRKAGIRMPLLIRPGGSKMTEQELKNNITTWRKNAHSPLLVKASELERGYERDFFFIFTYEDYVEERKKRVNRGAKKEDIDRAVIEEFIIGPQINFNYFYSPLSKELEIMGTDMRRQTNMDGFLRLNAQEQLTLIHNGFQPTMVENGHIACTTKESIVEKMFELGERFVTVSKKECSPGIIGPFALQGAYISEQGKEEMVVFDVSMRIPGSPGTRFTPYSGYLYGESISYGERIAMEIRDAATENKFEELLT; translated from the coding sequence GACGTTTGTCATGGCGCAAAAAAATATGGGTTCAAAACACTTGCTGTGTGTCAGAAAAATCGTGCCAAGACATATTCAGAATATTATAAAACTCGAGGAAAAAAAGGGTGCATTGATCAAGTAATCCTTGTAGATAAATTCTCAGATATAGTGCGAAGTGATATTCAGGAAGAGCTCAGAAAATCAAGTGCCATCATGGTCCAGAATCGATATTTCTGGGTCTACTCAGATTACACAAAAATTGAAAATGAATTCAGGGTTCCCATTTTTGGAAATCGTGAAATGCTGAGAAGAGAAGAACGCGATCAGCCCGGGAATCAGTATGAACTTCTTCGGAAAGCAGGGATTCGCATGCCGCTTCTTATTCGTCCGGGAGGATCAAAGATGACCGAACAGGAGCTCAAAAATAATATTACGACGTGGAGAAAAAACGCGCACAGCCCACTTCTCGTTAAAGCTTCTGAACTTGAACGTGGATATGAACGGGATTTCTTTTTTATTTTTACATACGAAGATTATGTGGAGGAGCGAAAAAAACGCGTGAATCGAGGTGCGAAAAAAGAAGATATCGATCGTGCGGTAATTGAAGAATTTATTATTGGACCACAAATAAATTTTAATTATTTTTATTCTCCGCTCTCAAAAGAACTTGAAATCATGGGAACCGATATGCGAAGACAAACGAATATGGATGGATTTCTCCGTTTAAATGCTCAGGAGCAACTCACGCTCATTCATAATGGATTTCAGCCAACAATGGTAGAAAATGGTCACATTGCTTGTACCACGAAAGAATCAATTGTCGAAAAAATGTTTGAACTTGGGGAAAGATTTGTGACCGTCAGCAAAAAAGAGTGTTCTCCCGGAATTATTGGTCCTTTTGCACTTCAGGGAGCGTATATTTCTGAACAGGGAAAAGAAGAAATGGTGGTTTTTGATGTGAGCATGCGTATTCCCGGTTCTCCGGGGACAAGATTTACTCCGTATTCTGGATATTTGTATGGAGAAAGCATCAGCTATGGAGAGCGGATTGCGATGGAGATACGAGATGCAGCGACAGAAAATAAATTCGAAGAACTGCTGACGTGA